Proteins from one Labrenzia sp. CE80 genomic window:
- a CDS encoding sulfurtransferase/chromate resistance protein gives MPAPSQITVSQLNRLIGTPDCPVLVDVRLDEDFEVDRFLVPGAFRHPHDQIAALIERLADQRAIIICQKGKKLSEGVAAWLRHEGVETESLEGGMVAWHEAGLPRVNCQNLPRRDAKDRTVWVTRLRPKVDRIACPWLIRRFVDPSAVFLFVAKQEVTAVAERFDATPFDIEGVTWSHRGESCTFDTMIEEFGLSSDPLLHLARIVRGADTERPDLEPQCAGLLAASLGLSRMYRDDVAQLEAGLALYDAFYRWCRDATNETHDWPEMHSAK, from the coding sequence ATGCCTGCGCCTAGTCAAATTACCGTTTCTCAACTCAATCGTCTGATCGGAACACCGGATTGCCCGGTTCTTGTCGATGTCCGTCTAGATGAGGATTTCGAGGTCGATCGCTTCCTTGTTCCAGGGGCCTTCCGTCATCCCCATGATCAGATTGCTGCCCTCATCGAGAGGCTCGCGGATCAAAGGGCTATCATCATTTGTCAGAAGGGCAAGAAGCTGAGCGAAGGCGTTGCGGCCTGGCTCCGCCACGAGGGAGTCGAGACCGAAAGCCTTGAAGGCGGAATGGTCGCCTGGCACGAAGCCGGCCTGCCGCGCGTCAACTGCCAGAACCTGCCTCGTCGGGACGCAAAGGACCGCACGGTCTGGGTCACCCGGCTGCGCCCGAAAGTCGACCGGATTGCCTGTCCCTGGTTGATCCGCCGGTTCGTTGACCCATCGGCCGTCTTTCTATTTGTCGCCAAGCAGGAGGTGACCGCGGTGGCCGAGCGCTTTGACGCTACGCCTTTTGACATCGAGGGCGTCACCTGGTCTCACCGGGGCGAAAGTTGCACCTTCGACACCATGATCGAGGAATTCGGCCTCTCAAGCGATCCCCTTCTGCATCTCGCCAGAATCGTGCGCGGTGCAGACACGGAACGGCCGGACCTTGAGCCCCAATGCGCTGGCCTTCTGGCAGCATCTCTCGGCCTGTCGCGGATGTACCGGGATGACGTGGCCCAGCTGGAAGCGGGCCTTGCGCTCTATGATGCCTTCTACAGGTGGTGCCGAGACGCTACGAACGAAACCCACGACTGGCCAGAGATGCACAGCGCAAAATGA
- a CDS encoding MFS transporter, with the protein MPNSQTATARSGPNIPLVIVCGCVIALLSFGPRSAMGLLFQPMTEARDWSREIFALAIAIQNLMWGIGQPIAGMSADRFGTWKTMTVGALLYAAGLLMMADAESVVALQLSAGVLIGLGIAFSSFSLVLAAFGRIVTPAQRSLAFGIGTASGSLGQFIFAPLGNGLIATVGWQQTLIFFAGLITIIPLMAIALKGKASGQSTSPEVSNQTLKAAISEAFGTRGFILLTFGFFVCGFHVAFITVHLPPYIADLGLDASWGAIALALIGLCNIVGSLASGYIGGRWSKPIFLSCIYLARAVVITLFLIFPASPLTVLLFSGAMGLLWLSTVPPTSGLVAVMFGPRYMATLFGFVFLAHQIGSFLGVWLGGKLYDETGSYDMIWYVSIALGIFAAAVHWPIEEKPVPRLANVPAE; encoded by the coding sequence ATGCCTAATAGCCAGACTGCTACCGCTCGTTCCGGTCCGAATATTCCATTGGTCATCGTTTGTGGTTGCGTGATCGCACTTCTGTCTTTTGGCCCGCGTTCGGCTATGGGTCTCTTGTTTCAGCCGATGACGGAAGCACGTGACTGGAGCCGCGAGATCTTCGCGCTCGCCATCGCGATCCAGAACCTGATGTGGGGCATCGGCCAGCCGATTGCGGGCATGTCGGCAGACCGCTTCGGCACCTGGAAGACCATGACGGTCGGCGCACTGCTCTATGCGGCCGGCCTGTTGATGATGGCGGATGCTGAAAGCGTCGTCGCGCTCCAACTCTCAGCCGGCGTTCTTATCGGCCTTGGCATCGCCTTCTCGTCGTTCTCACTTGTGCTTGCCGCCTTCGGCCGGATCGTCACCCCCGCGCAACGTTCCCTTGCCTTCGGCATCGGCACAGCATCCGGATCGCTCGGCCAGTTCATCTTCGCACCACTCGGCAACGGCCTCATCGCGACAGTCGGCTGGCAGCAAACGCTGATCTTCTTCGCCGGTCTAATAACGATCATTCCACTGATGGCCATCGCCCTGAAAGGCAAGGCGTCCGGACAGTCTACATCTCCTGAGGTTTCCAACCAGACACTCAAGGCTGCCATTTCCGAGGCTTTCGGAACCCGCGGTTTCATCCTGCTGACGTTCGGATTTTTCGTCTGTGGTTTCCACGTGGCCTTCATCACAGTCCACCTGCCACCCTATATCGCAGATCTTGGCTTGGACGCTTCCTGGGGCGCCATTGCTCTTGCGCTCATCGGTCTCTGCAACATCGTCGGCTCACTCGCTTCGGGCTACATTGGCGGGCGCTGGTCCAAGCCAATTTTCCTATCGTGCATCTATCTTGCGCGCGCAGTCGTGATCACTCTGTTCCTGATCTTCCCAGCGTCTCCGCTGACAGTGCTGCTGTTTTCGGGGGCCATGGGGCTGCTGTGGCTCTCCACCGTGCCGCCAACCTCAGGGCTGGTGGCGGTCATGTTCGGACCACGTTACATGGCGACCCTGTTCGGCTTCGTCTTCCTCGCCCATCAGATCGGCTCTTTCCTGGGTGTCTGGCTCGGCGGCAAGCTCTACGACGAGACAGGCTCCTACGATATGATCTGGTACGTCAGCATTGCTCTGGGGATCTTCGCAGCTGCCGTTCATTGGCCGATCGAGGAAAAGCCGGTGCCGCGCCTGGCAAATGTGCCCGCCGAGTAG
- the nadA gene encoding quinolinate synthase NadA — MNFGAANDGVEQTIAFSNNLPSALQRFGLIERPSLDYTPEVVEATAPIYEKVKHIIPAIEWPALAPTIHAINRLKKERNAVILAHNYMTPDIFHGVADIVGDSLQLAIEATRTDADVIVQCGVHFMAETSKILSPDKTVLIPDMKAGCSLAESITGADVRALRERNPGVPIITYVNTSADVKAECDICCTSSNALQVVESFGTDKVFLIPDKYLAANVGNKTDVEVLVWDGACEVHERFSAQELRDYRKIDPGVKIIAHPECPPEVVAEADFAGSTAHMIDWVKAELPEKVMMITECSMADNVASETPGVDFIRPCNLCPHMKRITLGKILDSLVEMREEVVVDPIIAAKARIAVERMINLKS; from the coding sequence ATGAACTTTGGTGCCGCAAATGACGGCGTCGAGCAGACAATTGCCTTTTCCAACAATCTGCCGTCAGCCTTGCAACGGTTCGGACTGATCGAGCGCCCATCCCTCGATTATACGCCCGAGGTGGTCGAGGCGACGGCTCCGATCTACGAGAAGGTCAAGCATATCATCCCGGCCATCGAGTGGCCGGCGCTCGCGCCGACGATCCATGCGATCAACCGGCTCAAGAAAGAGCGCAACGCGGTCATCCTGGCGCACAACTACATGACCCCGGACATTTTCCACGGCGTTGCCGATATCGTCGGCGACAGTCTTCAGCTTGCGATCGAGGCCACGCGTACGGATGCGGACGTCATTGTCCAGTGCGGTGTGCACTTCATGGCCGAGACCTCGAAGATCCTCAGCCCCGACAAGACGGTATTGATCCCGGACATGAAGGCTGGCTGCTCGCTGGCTGAATCGATCACGGGCGCAGATGTTCGTGCACTGCGCGAACGCAACCCCGGTGTGCCGATCATCACCTATGTGAACACCTCTGCCGATGTGAAGGCCGAATGCGATATCTGCTGCACGTCCTCCAACGCCTTGCAGGTCGTGGAGAGCTTCGGCACCGACAAGGTGTTCCTGATTCCGGACAAGTATCTGGCAGCCAATGTCGGCAACAAGACCGATGTGGAGGTGCTTGTGTGGGATGGCGCGTGCGAGGTTCACGAGCGGTTTAGCGCACAGGAGCTGCGCGACTACCGCAAGATCGACCCGGGTGTGAAGATCATCGCTCATCCCGAGTGTCCGCCCGAAGTCGTGGCCGAAGCCGATTTTGCTGGGTCCACGGCGCATATGATTGATTGGGTCAAGGCGGAGCTGCCGGAAAAGGTGATGATGATCACCGAGTGCTCCATGGCCGACAATGTAGCCAGTGAGACGCCCGGTGTCGACTTTATTCGGCCCTGCAACTTGTGCCCGCACATGAAACGCATCACCCTTGGCAAAATTCTAGACAGCCTTGTCGAAATGCGGGAAGAGGTGGTCGTTGATCCGATCATTGCCGCGAAAGCGCGCATCGCGGTCGAACGGATGATTAACCTGAAGAGCTGA
- a CDS encoding L-aspartate oxidase, which produces MGVSSEDFVPALAGKDVDDVVILGGGLAGLFCALKLAPRPVTVISNAPIGQGASSAWAQGGIAAAVSEQDTHQKHCDDTLAAGAGICEDKIVEMMTREAGERIRDLLSYGVPFDQDLEGRLELSREAAHSENRVVRVRGDMAGQAIMDALIAAVRKTPSIRLLEGFMGESLMGEGRYVTGVLARKRGGLERMAFPAHAVVLASGGIGHLFGVTTNPGEANGHGLAMAARAGAVIADAEFVQFHPTALNVGKDPAPLATEALRGDGALLINTAGERFMEGVHDLAELAPRDIVARAIHREVEAGRGALLDCRDAVGKRFAERYPTVFAACQEVGIDPATQPIPVAPAEHYHMGGVLTDANGRTSLDGLWAAGEVAATGAHGANRLASNSLLEAVVFAARIAEDIQGLMPTPRSAYWNEMDSEPGLPSQRNTDEREAITVLRETLSRNVGVERSADSLRQALVDIGQAEARCQRVSIRNMMTSGRIIAAAALKRAESRGGHFRADYPDADPAQARRSYITLDEVNAIAEAAADQAAGNSVSNAMGS; this is translated from the coding sequence ATGGGCGTTTCCTCTGAGGATTTTGTCCCCGCGCTGGCGGGTAAGGACGTTGACGACGTCGTCATTCTGGGCGGTGGACTGGCCGGTCTGTTCTGCGCGCTCAAACTGGCGCCGCGTCCGGTCACCGTGATCTCCAATGCGCCGATCGGCCAGGGCGCATCCTCCGCGTGGGCCCAGGGCGGCATTGCGGCAGCTGTCTCCGAACAGGATACGCACCAGAAGCATTGCGACGATACGCTGGCCGCTGGCGCAGGCATCTGCGAAGACAAGATCGTCGAGATGATGACCCGGGAAGCAGGGGAGCGCATCCGCGATCTTCTGTCCTACGGGGTGCCTTTCGACCAGGATCTGGAAGGGCGGCTGGAGCTCTCCCGCGAGGCGGCCCACTCCGAAAACCGGGTCGTGCGAGTGCGTGGTGACATGGCTGGTCAGGCGATCATGGATGCGCTGATTGCGGCCGTGCGCAAGACGCCCTCAATCCGGCTCCTGGAAGGTTTCATGGGCGAAAGCCTGATGGGCGAGGGCCGCTATGTTACAGGGGTTCTAGCCCGCAAACGCGGCGGCCTTGAACGTATGGCTTTTCCAGCCCATGCGGTGGTGCTGGCATCCGGCGGCATCGGCCACCTTTTTGGCGTGACGACCAACCCCGGCGAAGCCAACGGCCATGGTCTGGCGATGGCCGCGCGTGCAGGTGCCGTGATCGCAGATGCGGAGTTCGTCCAGTTTCACCCGACCGCGCTCAACGTCGGCAAGGATCCCGCGCCTCTGGCAACAGAGGCCCTGCGCGGTGACGGGGCCCTTTTGATCAACACCGCCGGTGAACGGTTCATGGAGGGCGTCCACGATCTGGCCGAGCTGGCCCCCAGAGACATCGTTGCGCGTGCGATCCACCGCGAAGTCGAAGCGGGGCGCGGTGCCCTCCTAGATTGCCGGGACGCCGTCGGCAAGCGTTTTGCCGAACGTTACCCGACCGTCTTTGCTGCCTGTCAGGAGGTGGGCATCGATCCGGCGACCCAGCCGATCCCGGTTGCACCAGCCGAGCACTATCACATGGGCGGCGTTCTGACCGACGCCAACGGCAGGACTTCGCTCGACGGTCTTTGGGCGGCGGGAGAAGTGGCGGCCACCGGAGCGCATGGGGCCAACCGTCTGGCGTCGAACTCTCTCCTGGAGGCTGTCGTCTTCGCCGCACGCATAGCGGAAGACATTCAAGGTCTGATGCCGACACCGCGCAGCGCCTATTGGAACGAGATGGACAGTGAACCGGGTCTGCCGAGTCAGCGCAACACTGACGAACGTGAGGCGATCACCGTGCTGCGTGAAACCTTGAGTCGGAATGTTGGCGTGGAACGTAGTGCTGACAGCCTGCGTCAGGCTCTTGTCGACATCGGCCAGGCAGAAGCCAGGTGTCAGCGGGTCTCGATCCGCAACATGATGACATCCGGAAGGATCATAGCTGCCGCGGCCCTCAAGCGCGCGGAAAGCAGGGGCGGTCACTTTCGGGCCGACTACCCTGATGCGGATCCTGCGCAGGCGCGTCGCTCCTACATAACGCTTGATGAAGTGAACGCCATCGCCGAGGCGGCGGCCGATCAGGCTGCTGGCAATTCCGTCTCGAACGCAATGGGAAGCTGA
- the nadC gene encoding carboxylating nicotinate-nucleotide diphosphorylase has product MTAQLPVLPRLVFDEAVKAALLEDWGRAGDITSQATIPADKTAKAVIAARKPGVLSGLGLAESAFRQTDDALRFDGLVSDGARVEKGTIVAHISGPARAILSAERVALNYLGHLSGIASATAHFADLISHTRADIVCTRKTMPGLRAFEKYAVRCGGGSNHRFGLDDAILIKDNHIAVAGGVHQAIEAAKTFAGHLVKIEVEVDTLDQLREALPLKPDVVMLDNMGPDLLKQAVQIADGQVLLEASGGIEADTIKTIAEAGVDLISSGWITHSAPVLDLGLDIEIG; this is encoded by the coding sequence ATGACAGCCCAATTGCCCGTGCTGCCTAGGTTGGTGTTCGACGAGGCCGTCAAGGCCGCACTTTTAGAGGATTGGGGCCGGGCAGGCGATATAACCAGTCAGGCGACGATCCCAGCAGACAAAACCGCGAAAGCGGTGATCGCGGCACGCAAACCCGGGGTTCTCTCCGGCCTTGGCTTGGCCGAGAGCGCATTCCGTCAAACCGACGATGCGTTGCGGTTTGACGGACTGGTGTCTGATGGCGCGCGGGTGGAAAAGGGCACCATCGTCGCCCACATTTCGGGACCCGCACGGGCCATCCTTTCGGCAGAGCGTGTTGCCCTCAACTACCTGGGCCATTTGTCTGGAATTGCCAGCGCCACGGCGCATTTCGCGGATCTGATCTCCCATACCCGTGCGGACATCGTCTGCACCCGCAAGACCATGCCGGGCCTGCGTGCCTTTGAAAAATATGCCGTACGCTGCGGCGGCGGCTCAAACCATCGCTTCGGTTTGGACGATGCCATCTTGATCAAGGATAATCACATTGCTGTTGCAGGCGGCGTGCATCAGGCCATCGAGGCCGCCAAGACCTTTGCAGGTCATCTGGTGAAGATCGAGGTGGAGGTCGATACGCTCGACCAGTTGCGCGAAGCGCTACCCTTGAAACCGGATGTGGTGATGCTCGACAACATGGGGCCGGATCTCTTGAAACAGGCGGTCCAGATCGCAGACGGTCAGGTGCTTCTGGAAGCCTCGGGTGGCATCGAAGCCGACACCATCAAGACGATTGCCGAAGCTGGTGTCGACCTCATTTCCTCTGGCTGGATCACCCACTCCGCACCAGTTCTGGACCTTGGTCTGGATATCGAGATCGGGTGA
- a CDS encoding HupE/UreJ family protein, whose product MTFQRFAAAAAFLLLSSPAYAHLDPASHGSFAAGFTHPVFGLDHVLAMIAVGLWAALIGGKAIWALPSAFVGLMIAGFGLSLLGVHVPMVEPVILASVVALGALVAVAARFALLPSALLVGVFGFFHGHAHGGEIGGAGELGYAAGFVAATALLHAAGVLIGYGAKVGLGPETRRGELATRFLGGVTAICGLALMAG is encoded by the coding sequence ATGACGTTTCAACGTTTTGCCGCCGCAGCGGCCTTCCTGCTGTTGTCCTCACCGGCCTATGCACATCTCGACCCGGCCTCCCACGGGTCCTTTGCGGCCGGCTTTACCCACCCGGTCTTCGGCCTGGATCATGTTCTGGCGATGATCGCTGTCGGTCTTTGGGCAGCCCTCATCGGTGGCAAGGCCATTTGGGCGCTGCCGAGCGCATTCGTCGGTCTGATGATTGCCGGCTTCGGCCTGTCCCTTTTGGGCGTTCACGTTCCGATGGTGGAGCCGGTGATCCTGGCATCTGTCGTCGCGCTTGGCGCACTCGTCGCGGTCGCCGCACGCTTTGCGCTCCTGCCAAGCGCACTTCTTGTCGGCGTCTTCGGATTTTTCCACGGTCACGCCCATGGCGGCGAGATTGGTGGGGCTGGTGAACTTGGCTATGCGGCCGGTTTTGTCGCCGCGACGGCATTGCTGCACGCGGCCGGCGTCCTGATCGGTTATGGCGCCAAGGTTGGCCTCGGCCCGGAAACCCGCCGCGGCGAACTCGCCACCCGCTTTCTGGGCGGTGTCACCGCTATTTGCGGTCTCGCGCTGATGGCGGGATAG
- a CDS encoding cation-translocating P-type ATPase: protein MQTQQQPRSDVRNPHSGVEASLFEDTPPHTLSSDETAHALGVTVERGLSQQDADSRLGKVGSNKLAEAAKLSPLILLLQQFANPLLIILMVGAAISAYTGHTVDAVAILVIVVINALISFWQEYKAEQSLAALGEMAAPQAHVMRDGQWRDAPAADLVPGDIVKLKAGDIIPADMRFVSAHRLQIDEAALTGESEPVDKNDQIFADVQTVLAERFNMGHMSTQVTGGTAVGIVTSTGMATEVGHIAGLMAAAKEPKTPLQERIEGLSRVLIGAALCVVAIIIGIGILNGMDAVEMLNTAISLSVAAIPEGLPTVVTIVLTLGSQNMASKNALARRLSSVETLGTTSVICSDKTGTLTQNQMQVMRLWAGGKTWQVTGEGFDPKGTFLGANETEADPEVEDDLREMLMISAFCNEARMIEVDGRPAIQGNPTEGALVVAAAKLGVSRSDLKARNYVPLAHFPFDSTRKMMSVHTRLPDGEEYLVAKGAPDMILARATHVRLHGEEVPINDGNRGEIEAVISSFGNDALRTLAVAYRKISAGDLNHEDPERDIVLIGIHGIMDPPRPEVPDAVAQATSAGVRTVMITGDHAVTAQAIAEQIGIKTSGEQTVHVGAELDALSDEELGETVKRAAVFARVTPEHKLRIVSALQANGEVAAMTGDGVNDAPALRKADIGIAMGISGTSVAKDSSSLVLLDDNFSTIVTAVSEGRRIYDNLRKFIRQALTANVAEVSTILFAFLLMGADPLLPLTPLMILWVNLVSDGIPALSLGFEPAEPDLMKHKPRGREENIFSGGLKEMIIIRGLAVGGLTFYVFNTALERGQPLAYAQTLAFATLMCAQLWHIFDARSSRTLFTKNPFDNRYLLGAVALSAVLSLLAIYTPVGNYILNTEPLSARHLLEAIFIAALPTLLLSGIKELFGFKFL, encoded by the coding sequence ATGCAGACGCAACAGCAGCCCCGGTCCGACGTACGAAACCCGCATTCCGGTGTGGAAGCCTCCCTGTTCGAAGATACGCCGCCCCATACGCTGTCATCCGATGAGACGGCACACGCGCTGGGTGTCACCGTCGAACGGGGACTGTCGCAGCAAGATGCCGACAGCCGTCTAGGCAAGGTCGGCTCCAACAAGCTGGCCGAAGCAGCCAAGCTGTCACCGCTGATCCTGCTGCTGCAGCAGTTTGCCAATCCTCTCTTGATCATCTTGATGGTCGGCGCCGCGATATCCGCTTACACCGGGCACACGGTTGATGCGGTTGCCATTCTGGTCATCGTCGTCATCAACGCCCTCATCAGCTTCTGGCAAGAGTACAAAGCCGAGCAGTCGCTTGCAGCGCTCGGCGAAATGGCCGCTCCCCAGGCGCATGTCATGCGCGATGGACAGTGGAGAGACGCTCCCGCTGCCGATCTGGTTCCCGGTGATATCGTCAAGCTCAAGGCCGGAGACATCATTCCGGCCGACATGAGGTTCGTCTCCGCGCACCGCCTTCAAATCGATGAGGCTGCTCTGACCGGCGAGTCAGAACCCGTCGACAAGAACGACCAGATCTTCGCCGACGTTCAGACTGTCCTCGCCGAGCGTTTCAACATGGGCCACATGAGCACGCAGGTGACCGGCGGCACTGCAGTGGGCATCGTCACCTCCACCGGGATGGCGACGGAAGTCGGTCATATTGCCGGGTTGATGGCGGCGGCCAAGGAGCCCAAGACGCCCCTTCAAGAGCGCATTGAAGGCCTGTCGCGCGTGCTGATCGGCGCAGCCCTTTGCGTTGTGGCGATCATTATCGGCATTGGCATTCTCAACGGCATGGACGCCGTTGAGATGCTCAACACGGCGATCTCTCTTTCGGTCGCGGCCATTCCCGAAGGCCTGCCGACCGTCGTCACCATCGTTCTGACCCTCGGGTCACAGAACATGGCCTCCAAGAACGCCCTGGCCCGCCGCCTGTCCTCGGTGGAAACGCTGGGAACCACGTCAGTCATTTGCTCCGACAAGACGGGAACCCTGACCCAGAACCAGATGCAGGTCATGCGTCTTTGGGCAGGCGGGAAAACGTGGCAGGTCACAGGAGAGGGCTTCGACCCAAAAGGAACGTTTCTGGGTGCGAATGAGACCGAGGCGGATCCGGAGGTCGAGGACGATCTGCGCGAGATGTTGATGATCTCCGCCTTCTGCAATGAAGCGCGCATGATCGAGGTCGACGGCCGACCGGCGATCCAGGGCAATCCGACTGAGGGCGCGCTGGTCGTCGCAGCTGCCAAGCTCGGTGTTTCCAGAAGTGATCTGAAGGCCCGGAACTACGTCCCGCTGGCGCATTTCCCGTTTGATTCCACACGCAAGATGATGAGCGTGCACACCCGCTTGCCGGACGGCGAGGAATACCTCGTCGCAAAGGGCGCACCGGACATGATCCTGGCGCGGGCAACACACGTTCGGCTTCATGGCGAGGAAGTGCCGATCAATGATGGCAACCGCGGTGAAATCGAAGCGGTGATCAGCTCCTTTGGCAATGATGCCCTGCGCACACTTGCCGTAGCCTATCGGAAGATTTCGGCGGGTGATCTCAATCACGAAGATCCCGAGCGTGACATCGTGCTCATCGGCATTCACGGCATCATGGATCCGCCACGACCGGAAGTTCCTGATGCTGTTGCCCAAGCCACCAGCGCTGGCGTCCGCACGGTGATGATCACCGGAGATCATGCCGTCACCGCACAGGCCATCGCTGAACAGATCGGCATCAAGACATCGGGGGAGCAAACGGTTCACGTCGGCGCCGAACTGGACGCGCTTTCGGATGAAGAACTTGGAGAAACCGTCAAACGCGCTGCCGTCTTTGCCCGGGTGACGCCTGAACACAAGCTGCGGATTGTTTCGGCCCTTCAAGCCAACGGCGAAGTGGCGGCAATGACCGGAGACGGCGTGAATGACGCACCCGCCTTGCGCAAGGCCGACATCGGCATCGCCATGGGCATATCGGGAACCTCGGTCGCCAAGGACAGCTCTTCGCTGGTGCTTCTGGACGACAATTTCTCGACCATCGTCACCGCCGTTAGCGAAGGCCGGCGGATCTACGACAACCTGCGCAAATTCATTCGTCAGGCCCTCACGGCCAATGTCGCGGAGGTGTCGACAATCCTCTTCGCATTCCTGCTGATGGGCGCCGACCCTCTCCTTCCCCTCACTCCGTTGATGATCTTGTGGGTAAACCTCGTCTCGGATGGCATTCCTGCCCTCTCCCTCGGTTTTGAACCGGCAGAACCCGATCTGATGAAACACAAGCCACGCGGACGGGAGGAGAACATCTTTTCCGGCGGCCTCAAGGAGATGATCATCATCCGCGGCCTCGCCGTCGGCGGCCTCACCTTCTACGTTTTCAATACGGCGCTGGAGCGCGGTCAGCCGCTTGCCTATGCGCAGACTTTGGCTTTTGCGACGCTGATGTGCGCCCAGCTCTGGCATATTTTTGATGCGCGCTCTAGCCGGACGCTTTTCACCAAAAACCCCTTCGACAATCGGTATCTGCTCGGCGCGGTTGCCCTCTCAGCTGTCCTCTCCTTGCTTGCCATCTACACGCCAGTGGGGAATTACATTCTCAACACCGAGCCACTGAGTGCCCGGCATCTGCTGGAAGCGATCTTCATCGCCGCCCTGCCCACACTTCTGCTGTCGGGGATCAAGGAGCTTTTCGGCTTCAAGTTTCTCTAG
- a CDS encoding cell wall hydrolase → MSGPRNRSSSGRRSSRVSPRRAKPSAARHKLKRLVLTSPLAFMFLTGTIGQQDILSLLSEKQTDAPRWMMALEPASFATEIKPTLALAASRNVPINPLKERHLTLTSAAKGVRDTNVSGLSALAAEVAPKEIPDEIAVNRSAKGDRHISLAPDRHMVDMAAGAVYALPSMIGGNQERASLPRVSFVKPEPLSEQQSTLLAGIPSRTPGKDGPLDLQQVMMARNAAAASFSLVSAYAPETAQDTKEPFNALFGAAKYEQELPPPEDPENPHWWAQKPLPLSVMEKKEQRCLAEGIYFEARGESEEGQIAVAQVVLNRVKNPAYPNSICGVVYQNKHKRNRCQFSFACDGIKDRITQPKSWKLAQRLAKEVIGGKQYSKMVDASTHYHANYVAPRWRKSMVKRGQVGLHIFYKTRAGGWN, encoded by the coding sequence GCGTAATCGTTCGTCCTCCGGGCGCCGTTCGTCTCGTGTTTCACCGCGCCGGGCAAAGCCCTCGGCCGCACGGCACAAGCTGAAGCGCCTCGTCCTGACATCACCCCTCGCCTTCATGTTCCTGACCGGCACCATCGGCCAGCAGGACATCCTGTCTCTATTGTCCGAAAAACAGACCGATGCACCACGCTGGATGATGGCGCTGGAACCGGCCAGTTTCGCCACCGAGATCAAGCCGACACTCGCGCTGGCGGCAAGCAGAAACGTGCCGATCAACCCGCTCAAGGAACGACACCTGACACTGACCTCGGCGGCCAAAGGCGTTCGCGACACGAATGTCTCCGGACTTTCAGCTCTCGCGGCAGAAGTTGCGCCGAAAGAAATTCCCGATGAGATCGCGGTCAACCGGTCTGCAAAGGGCGACCGCCATATCTCGCTCGCGCCTGACAGGCACATGGTCGACATGGCTGCGGGTGCTGTCTATGCCCTGCCCAGCATGATCGGCGGCAACCAGGAACGGGCTTCCCTGCCACGCGTTTCCTTCGTCAAGCCGGAACCACTGAGCGAGCAACAGTCGACACTTCTGGCAGGCATTCCGTCGCGCACGCCAGGCAAAGACGGTCCGCTCGACCTGCAGCAGGTCATGATGGCGCGCAATGCCGCTGCTGCCAGCTTTTCGCTTGTCTCCGCATACGCTCCTGAAACGGCTCAAGACACGAAAGAGCCCTTCAACGCGCTCTTCGGTGCTGCAAAATACGAGCAGGAGCTGCCGCCGCCGGAAGATCCGGAAAATCCACATTGGTGGGCGCAAAAGCCACTACCTCTCTCTGTGATGGAGAAGAAGGAACAGCGCTGTCTTGCGGAGGGCATTTATTTTGAGGCCCGCGGCGAAAGCGAAGAGGGCCAGATCGCCGTCGCACAGGTCGTTCTCAACCGGGTGAAAAACCCCGCCTACCCGAACTCGATCTGCGGCGTGGTCTATCAGAACAAGCACAAGCGCAACCGCTGCCAGTTCTCCTTTGCCTGCGATGGCATCAAGGACCGGATCACGCAGCCAAAGAGCTGGAAACTCGCCCAGCGCCTTGCCAAAGAGGTCATCGGCGGCAAGCAGTATTCCAAGATGGTCGATGCCTCGACGCATTACCACGCGAACTATGTGGCTCCGCGCTGGCGCAAATCCATGGTCAAGCGCGGCCAGGTCGGCTTGCATATTTTCTACAAGACCCGTGCCGGCGGCTGGAACTGA